Proteins encoded by one window of Xyrauchen texanus isolate HMW12.3.18 chromosome 24, RBS_HiC_50CHRs, whole genome shotgun sequence:
- the pdlim1 gene encoding PDZ and LIM domain protein 1, whose amino-acid sequence MPLHVVIQGPGPWGFRLVGGKDFEQPLTISRVTPGSKAAQADLCIGDMILAIDGESTDGMTHLEAQNKIKGCMEEMVLSIDRSESKMWSPLVTEEGKTNPYKMNLANADSQEMKQIGSAHNRSAMPFSSGSPRVVTNQYNNPAGLYSSENIKSFNSAVDDVKTCAASNESSRNSDASRPGQPKPALAVDSEVYKMLQENQETNEPPRQSASFKVLQEILETGDTDKPSGFRSVKAPSTKVGASLGNAEKLSVCDKCGSGIVGMMVKVRDKFRHPECYICTDCGVNLKQKGHFFVEDKIYCEKHARERVTPPEGYDVVTVFPK is encoded by the exons atgcctttacaTGTTGTTATACAAGGTCCCGGGCCGTGGGGATTTCGCCTGGTCGGGGGGAAAGATTTCGAACAGCCTCTGACTATCTCGAGG GTTACTCCAGGAAGTAAAGCAGCCCAGGCTGACCTTTGCATTGGGGACATGATACTGGCAATAGATGGAGAGTCAACTGATGGCATGACTCACCTGGAAGCACAGAATAAAATCAAAGGCTGCATGGAGGAAATGGTGCTTTCAATTGACAG ATCAGAGTCAAAAATGTGGTCCCCACTGGTCACTGAGGAAGGAAAGACCAATCCATACAAGATGAATCTGGCAAATGCAGACTCACAG GAGATGAAACAAATTGGCTCTGCTCATAACAGGAGTGCTATGCCATTCAGTTCTGGCAGTCCAAGGGTGGTCACCAACCAGTACAATAATCCTGCTGGCCTGTACTCTTCCGAAAACATTAAGAGTTTCAACAGTGCAGTGGATGATGTCAAGACCTGTGCTGCATCAAATGAATCCAGTAGGAA CTCTGATGCCTCGAGACCTGGCCAGCCTAAGCCAGCCTTAGCTGTAGACTCTGAGGTGTACAAAATGCTGCAGGAAAATCAAGAAACCAATGAGCCTCCTCGCCAGTCTGCTTCTTTCAAAGTCCTGCAAGAGATCTTAGAAACTG GTGACACAGATAAACCCTCTGGCTTCAGGAGTGTAAAGGCCCCTTCCACGAAAGTTGGAGCGTCTTTAGGGAATGCCGAAAAGCTCTCTGTTTGTGACAAATGTGGTTCAGGGATTGT AGGAATGATGGTCAAAGTTCGAGATAAGTTTCGCCACCCAGAGTGCTACATCTGCACGGACTGCGGGGTCAACCTTAAGCAGAAAGGACACTTTTTTGTCGAGGACAAGATTTACTGTGAGAAGCATGCACGCGAACGTGTCACTCCTCCAGAGGGTTACGATGTCGTTACTGTCTTTCCAAAGTAG